The nucleotide sequence GGTAGATGTGCGCTTTGGCTGGGAATACGAGCGCGATCGCATTGGCGATAGTGCCTTGCTTCCACTGTCGGAATTGCGATCGGAGGCTGGAGTGGAACAATTGCGCGCACTCATGGCACAAGTGCAACGGGAAACCGGACAGCAACCCGAGGTAGTGCTGTATTGCGAGCGAGGTGTGCGCTCGGCTCGGGCGCAGCAGTACTTGGCTGAAGTCAGTATAGAAACCAGCAGTCTGGCTGGGGGCATTCGAGCGTGGCGACAGGAAGTCTCCGCCGAACGGGATGCAGAAGTGCTGACAGCCAACCGCCTGTTTTAGGGCTGGAGCATTTCAGCGACGCTGGCGTAGATATAACTTAATTCGGCAGGGCTCAATAGTAGCTTCAGGGCTGGATCGCTGTCATACCCCAATGCGTAATGCGTCGATTGGTTCGAGATTAGCTGCACGTCGAGCGGGGACTGTCCCAAACACGAGGCCAATGCTTCCAGAAACAGCAATTGATAAGACAACTATTCCTGATGATATTTCTGGCTGAAAAGGGGTTGCCCAACCAATCACAATCGCTCCGCTCATTCCTAACAAAGCTCCAATTATCCCACCTGAAGCCGACATTAAAATTGCTTCCAGTGTAAATTGAAAAAGTATATCTCTACGACTGGCTCCAATCGCTTTCCTCAGACCAATTTCTTGAGTCCTTTCACTAACTGATACGAGCATAATATTCATAACACCTAGACCGCCGACCAGAAGTGAAATGCCAGCGATGGAAGCTAGCAAAGCCGTTAATGCTCCTGTTACTGTCCCGGTTAACTCGAGTAAGTCTTTCTGACTGCGAACTGTAAAGTCATCTTCGCTGACAATACGATGTCGCAGGCGGAGCAAGTTAGTGATTTGGAACTGAGCAGCCCTCATACTTTGCTCGTCTTTTATGGAAAAAACGACGTAACTCAGCTCGATGCCTAATGGAGAAATATTACCAGCCAATCTACTTGCCATTGTTTGTAGAGGAATGAGAGCCGCTTCATCGTAGTCCAGGCCCACAATATTCGAGCCTTTTTCAGCTAAAACACCAATGACTTCAAAACTGACGCCATCGAGGCGAACCTGTTGTCCGACTGGTTGTTTGCCTTCTAATAGGCGATTTGCCAACCTTGCCCCCAGTACGACAACTTGGTTGGCACGCTGCATATCGAGCTCAGAAAAGAAACGTCCTCGCCCCAAGTCAAATCTTCTCACAAGAGGGAACTCAGAACTCGTTCCGACGATCGTCAGATTTGAACTGAGATTGCCCGCAGAGATGACGCCTCGCTGATTGTACTCGGGGGCCGATCCGCGAATAGACGGAATTTGCTCGGCGATCGCTTCGGCATCGCTCAGTACTAACGTATTAGGCACATTAAATGAAGCCCGCTGGGCCTCGACACTGCCAGGGGTGACTGACAAAATATTGGGGCCTAGACCCTCGATTTCTCTAGAAACAAATGTCTGAGCTCCTTGTCCAATGCCCACCATGACGATGACTGAAGCATTTCCAATGACGATACCTAAAATCGTCAATCCACTACGCAGCTTATATGCAGAAAAAGTTGCCGCTGCCATACTGATTACATCTTTAAAATTCATGGTTATAGAGCGATTGTTTGAGATCCTAGGGGGCAAAGTCTTCGATCTTTCGATTGGGAGGCAACTCAAAAAAAATGCGATCGCCTTCTGCCAATCCGCTTAGCACTTGGGCTTGACGATTGGATGCCAGACCAAGCTCGATCGGTTGGAATTGAATTTCGGCATCCCGGTCGAGGATAAGGATACCTGTTTTTCCGTCGATGGTGAGAATTGTGGACGTGGGCACTGAGATGGCTGCGGGAATCTCATCTCCAATAAACGAAACATCAGCATTCATCCCCGCTTGCAGTACGTTTTCTCCACTCACCAACTCGATACGCACTTGAAAAGAGGTAACATTTTGTTCGACTACAGCTTCTGGAGCCACTAGCGTCACTCGCCCGTCAAAGATGCGATTGGGATAGGCGTCAGCGATAATCTCAACGTGCTGTCCGAGATAAATTTTGCCGATATCAACTTCGGGAACTTCGGCCAATACCTCTAGTCCACTAGCGATGGAGACGATCGCGGTTGAGGTGGCTGAAGACGCGGTAGAAGCGGATGTGGTGGGTGTCACAAAAGCGCCTGCCGTCGCGAATTTCTGAGTCACGATGCCGCTGAAGGGTGCTTTAATTACGGTATCCTCCAGTAATATCTCTGCAGATTGCAGACTGGCTTGCAACTCCTCCAAAGTAGCGGCGGCGGCGGCAATATCTTCAGCTCGATTCCCTCGACGCATTAAGGATAAATTTGATTGGGCTTCTGCCCAGTTAGCTCGTTCGAAATCGACAGTGGCCCGAGCCACTGTGACTTCATTTTCCACCCGATCGAAATCGTCCGCCGCGATCGCCCCCGCTCTGGCAAGATCTCGATTGCGGCGCAGTCTCATTTCAGCTAGTAATCGCTGAGCTTCTACTTCCCGAACGCGAGCCTCGGCTTGGGCGACACTTGCTTCGGCTTGAGAGATTTCCTCAGGGCGGTTTCCGGCTAGAGATTCTTCCAGTTCGGCGAGTGCTCGGGATACCCGAGCGCGCGTTTCTACCACCTCTGCTTCCAGTTCTCGGGCTTCCATCCGGGCAACGATTTGACCGGCTTCAACTCTATCGCCCTGTTCCACCAGCAGTTCTTCTAAAATGCCTGAGGACTTGGGGCTCAAATTGACTTTTTGCACGGGCTGAATGATGGCACTAGCCCTCAGGCGAATGGTGAAGGGTTGGGCTCGAACTATTCGAGTGAGTGCTAACAGGTCTTGGGGAGTTACCCTAGTGCGAGTGACGCGCCAATAGCTCGCTGCCCCGACTGTCGAGAGGATCGCAAGCAGTAGGGCAGCCAACCAGCGTTGCTCGAAATATCGAAAAATGGATAGTGAATAGAGCGTAGAGGCTTTCTCTGTTGTGCTAGATAGCCACAGCAGGAGAGTTGCCTCGTCAGAGCCCGCCGCGAGGGCGGCGCAGTAGAGATAAAGTCTCGAATAGAGTAAGGACATTATCAGGTTTGCTGCCCTGCAGCTTCCATTTG is from Synechococcus sp. PCC 7336 and encodes:
- a CDS encoding rhodanese-like domain-containing protein, with translation MAAYNVRARFDANRVLEVEASSLIAASAPQPTLLVDVRFGWEYERDRIGDSALLPLSELRSEAGVEQLRALMAQVQRETGQQPEVVLYCERGVRSARAQQYLAEVSIETSSLAGGIRAWRQEVSAERDAEVLTANRLF
- a CDS encoding ABC transporter permease, with protein sequence MNFKDVISMAAATFSAYKLRSGLTILGIVIGNASVIVMVGIGQGAQTFVSREIEGLGPNILSVTPGSVEAQRASFNVPNTLVLSDAEAIAEQIPSIRGSAPEYNQRGVISAGNLSSNLTIVGTSSEFPLVRRFDLGRGRFFSELDMQRANQVVVLGARLANRLLEGKQPVGQQVRLDGVSFEVIGVLAEKGSNIVGLDYDEAALIPLQTMASRLAGNISPLGIELSYVVFSIKDEQSMRAAQFQITNLLRLRHRIVSEDDFTVRSQKDLLELTGTVTGALTALLASIAGISLLVGGLGVMNIMLVSVSERTQEIGLRKAIGASRRDILFQFTLEAILMSASGGIIGALLGMSGAIVIGWATPFQPEISSGIVVLSIAVSGSIGLVFGTVPARRAANLEPIDALRIGV
- a CDS encoding efflux RND transporter periplasmic adaptor subunit, translated to MSLLYSRLYLYCAALAAGSDEATLLLWLSSTTEKASTLYSLSIFRYFEQRWLAALLLAILSTVGAASYWRVTRTRVTPQDLLALTRIVRAQPFTIRLRASAIIQPVQKVNLSPKSSGILEELLVEQGDRVEAGQIVARMEARELEAEVVETRARVSRALAELEESLAGNRPEEISQAEASVAQAEARVREVEAQRLLAEMRLRRNRDLARAGAIAADDFDRVENEVTVARATVDFERANWAEAQSNLSLMRRGNRAEDIAAAAATLEELQASLQSAEILLEDTVIKAPFSGIVTQKFATAGAFVTPTTSASTASSATSTAIVSIASGLEVLAEVPEVDIGKIYLGQHVEIIADAYPNRIFDGRVTLVAPEAVVEQNVTSFQVRIELVSGENVLQAGMNADVSFIGDEIPAAISVPTSTILTIDGKTGILILDRDAEIQFQPIELGLASNRQAQVLSGLAEGDRIFFELPPNRKIEDFAP